In Actinomycetota bacterium, the genomic window CTTTTTAACGCGGTGAATACCAGGAAATTCAAAACTCTCTATGCCTAGGAGAGCGTAGATAGGGCAATAACCAATGAGACCGGTGAGCAGGAAACCAAGTCCGATCACGAATAGTACGATGTTCCAAGCCAAAGTAAGAGTCGTGTAATTTGCTGCGAAATATGTCAGCAAAACGATTCCCAAGACCACTCTAATCGC contains:
- a CDS encoding DUF2892 domain-containing protein: AIRVVLGIVLLTYFAANYTTLTLAWNIVLFVIGLGFLLTGLIGYCPIYALLGIESFEFPGIHRVKKA